One Eisenibacter elegans DSM 3317 genomic window, TTTGTGAGGCTTTCGCTTTGCAATCTCTATTGTGTATGGTGTGATACTGACTATACCTGGAATTGGCAACACACCCCATATCCACACTTGCGCGATACAGAGCCAGGCTATCAGAAATATGACAAAGCCCAACATATCGTGATGATGGAGGTGGAGGCGCTGATGGAGGCTGTTGGGCAGCATCCTTGCAAACATGTCGTCATTACTGGAGGAGAGCCGCTAGTCCAACACAAGGCGCTATTACCTTTTGCGCAGCGCCTAAAAAGCGAAGGCTATTTTATAGAATACGAAACCAATGGCACCATCATCCCCAATGAAGCATTAGATATATACAGCGACCAATATAATGTCTCTATCAAGTTGAGCAATGCGGGGGTGTTGACAGAAGAGCGTATTAGACCAGAGGCCATCAGTTTTTTTGCGCAGTCATCAAAATCATACTTTAAGTTTGTGGTAGATTCTCCCCAAGATCTGAGCGAAGTCCTAGATTTGGTACAAAATTATGATATCCCTTCGGATAAGGTATACCTGATGCCCCAAGGGACAAGCCAAGCACTATTGCGCCAAAAACAGCAATGGCTGGTAGCATTGTGCAAAGAGCAGGGTTTCCGCTACACCGACCGGCTACACATTCATATTTATGGAGACAAGCGCGGGGTCTGAGTAAGCCTGTAGCACAGCCATCAAACGGAGCAAGCGGGCTTTTTAGCCTACAGCTTGGCTATCAATATGATAAGTGTGCCCTTCGACACTAGCATAGCTTTCAGCAAAAATACGTCTAGCTTCGGCCTCAAAGGCGGCTGCAGGCTTTTCGTAACGCACCGAAAAATGCCCCATCAACAAACGTTTTACCTGCGCATCGTGGGCTACTTGTGCGGCTTGTTGGGCTGTGCTATGCAGGGTGGCTAGGGCTTTGTCGAGGTCTTGGTGCAAAAAAGTGGTCTCGTGGTAGAGCAGGTCTACCCCGTG contains:
- a CDS encoding 7-carboxy-7-deazaguanine synthase QueE, which translates into the protein MTTKLKLARLNDGPEIFYTIQGEGKNLGFPSIFVRLSLCNLYCVWCDTDYTWNWQHTPYPHLRDTEPGYQKYDKAQHIVMMEVEALMEAVGQHPCKHVVITGGEPLVQHKALLPFAQRLKSEGYFIEYETNGTIIPNEALDIYSDQYNVSIKLSNAGVLTEERIRPEAISFFAQSSKSYFKFVVDSPQDLSEVLDLVQNYDIPSDKVYLMPQGTSQALLRQKQQWLVALCKEQGFRYTDRLHIHIYGDKRGV